From Rhodococcus antarcticus, the proteins below share one genomic window:
- the ruvC gene encoding crossover junction endodeoxyribonuclease RuvC: MRVLGVDPGLTRCGFGVVQSGRGREVSPVAVDVVRTPPDLELSRRLLRISDAAEEWLDAHRPDVVAVERVFSQHNVRTAMGTAQAGGVVALAAARRGIPVSFHTPSEVKAAVTGSGTAGKAQVTVMVTRLLGLAVAPTPADAADALALAICHCWRAPMIARMAQAEAAAAEAQRAYRARLALAARTSRSGR; encoded by the coding sequence TTGCGTGTGCTCGGCGTGGACCCGGGGCTCACCCGCTGCGGTTTCGGCGTCGTGCAGTCCGGTCGTGGGCGAGAGGTGAGCCCGGTGGCCGTGGACGTCGTCCGCACCCCCCCGGACCTCGAGCTCTCCCGGCGGCTGCTGCGCATCTCCGACGCCGCCGAGGAGTGGCTCGACGCGCACCGCCCGGACGTGGTGGCCGTGGAGCGGGTGTTCAGCCAGCACAACGTGCGCACCGCCATGGGCACGGCGCAGGCGGGGGGAGTCGTCGCCCTTGCCGCCGCACGACGGGGCATCCCCGTCAGCTTCCACACCCCGAGCGAGGTCAAGGCCGCGGTGACCGGCAGCGGCACGGCCGGCAAGGCGCAGGTCACCGTCATGGTCACCCGGCTGCTCGGGCTCGCCGTCGCCCCGACGCCGGCCGACGCCGCCGACGCCCTGGCCCTGGCCATCTGCCACTGCTGGCGGGCCCCCATGATCGCCCGGATGGCGCAGGCAGAGGCGGCTGCCGCGGAGGCCCAGCGGGCGTACAGGGCCC